A region of Plectropomus leopardus isolate mb chromosome 16, YSFRI_Pleo_2.0, whole genome shotgun sequence DNA encodes the following proteins:
- the gtf2a1 gene encoding transcription initiation factor IIA subunit 1 isoform X2: MASSANSNPVPKLYKSVIEDVINEVRELFLDEGVDEQVLLELKTLWENKLLQSKAVEGFHTEEQAALQAAQQQQQQVQQQVQQVQQVQQVTQPAQAQQVILPPQQQQAPQQQVIVQDSKILQHMSATGMSAAATAATLALPTGVTPYQQLITSQGQILQVVRAPNGAQYIIQQPQQQILLQQQMQPGGVQAPVIQQVLAPLQGGLPQQTGVIIQPQQIVLASGNKVQGNTQVMQAAAMAQQPGQAATAQVQQVQQAQGAAAPQAPPQAQQPAQAQPQPPAQQPPMMLQVDGAGDTSSEEDEDEEEEYDDDDEEEKDKDGGEDGQVEEEPLNSGDDVSDEEDQELFDTENVVVCQYDKIHRSKNKWKFHLKDGIMNLNGRDYVFSKAIGDAEW, translated from the exons ATGGCGAGCTCGGCTAACTCGAACCCAGTG CCTAAACTATACAAGTCTGTGATCGAGGATGTGATCAACGAGGTGCGAGAGCTGTTCCTGGACGAGGGAGTGGATGAGCAAGTGCTTCTGGAGCTCAAAACG CTGTGGGAAAACAAGCTGCTGCAGTCGAAGGCAGTGGAGGGTTTCCACACTGAGGAGCAGGCGGCCCTGCAGGccgctcagcagcagcagcagcaggttcagCAGCAGGTCCAGCAGGTCCAACAAGTCCAGCAGGTGACTCAGCCAGCGCAGGCGCAGCAGGTGATCCTgccccctcagcagcagcaag CTCCCCAGCAGCAAGTCATTGTTCAGGATTCAAAGATTCTGCAGCACATGAGTGCAACAGGGATG AGTGCAGCAGCGACCGCAGCAACGCTTGCTTTGCCCACAGGGGTCACCCCGTACCAACAGCTCATCACCAGCCAAG GTCAGATCCTGCAGGTGGTCCGCGCACCTAACGGGGCTCAGTACATCATCCAGCAGCCCCAGCAGCAgatcctcctgcagcagcagatgcagccAGGTGGCGTGCAGGCACCGGTTATACAACAG GTTCTGGCTCCTCTGCAGGGAGGCCTGCCTCAGCAAACAGGAGTCATCATCCAGCCGCAGCAGATTGTTTTAGCTTCAGGAAACAAAGTCCAAGGCAACACACAG GTGATGCAGGCGGCGGCGATGGCGCAGCAGCCCGGTCAGGCTGCAACAGCTCAGGtccagcaggtgcagcaggccCAGGGTGCAGCTGCGCCACAGGCCCCACCTCAGGCCCAGCAGCCGGCCCAGGCTCAGCCGCAGCCCCCGGCACAGCAGCCTCCCATGATGCTGCAGGTGGACGGCGCCGGAGACACCTCCTCagaggaggacgaggatgaggaggaggagtatgacgatgatgatgaggaggagaaggacaaAGATGGGGGAGAGGATGGGCAGGTTGAGGAG GAGCCGCTGAACAGCGGCGATGACGTCAGTGACGAGGAGGACCAGGAGCTGTTTGATACAGAGAATGTAGTGGTGTGCCAGTATGACAAG
- the gtf2a1 gene encoding transcription initiation factor IIA subunit 1 isoform X1, with the protein MASSANSNPVPKLYKSVIEDVINEVRELFLDEGVDEQVLLELKTLWENKLLQSKAVEGFHTEEQAALQAAQQQQQQVQQQVQQVQQVQQVTQPAQAQQVILPPQQQQAPQQQVIVQDSKILQHMSATGMSAAATAATLALPTGVTPYQQLITSQGQILQVVRAPNGAQYIIQQPQQQILLQQQMQPGGVQAPVIQQVRPIRQVLAPLQGGLPQQTGVIIQPQQIVLASGNKVQGNTQVMQAAAMAQQPGQAATAQVQQVQQAQGAAAPQAPPQAQQPAQAQPQPPAQQPPMMLQVDGAGDTSSEEDEDEEEEYDDDDEEEKDKDGGEDGQVEEEPLNSGDDVSDEEDQELFDTENVVVCQYDKIHRSKNKWKFHLKDGIMNLNGRDYVFSKAIGDAEW; encoded by the exons ATGGCGAGCTCGGCTAACTCGAACCCAGTG CCTAAACTATACAAGTCTGTGATCGAGGATGTGATCAACGAGGTGCGAGAGCTGTTCCTGGACGAGGGAGTGGATGAGCAAGTGCTTCTGGAGCTCAAAACG CTGTGGGAAAACAAGCTGCTGCAGTCGAAGGCAGTGGAGGGTTTCCACACTGAGGAGCAGGCGGCCCTGCAGGccgctcagcagcagcagcagcaggttcagCAGCAGGTCCAGCAGGTCCAACAAGTCCAGCAGGTGACTCAGCCAGCGCAGGCGCAGCAGGTGATCCTgccccctcagcagcagcaag CTCCCCAGCAGCAAGTCATTGTTCAGGATTCAAAGATTCTGCAGCACATGAGTGCAACAGGGATG AGTGCAGCAGCGACCGCAGCAACGCTTGCTTTGCCCACAGGGGTCACCCCGTACCAACAGCTCATCACCAGCCAAG GTCAGATCCTGCAGGTGGTCCGCGCACCTAACGGGGCTCAGTACATCATCCAGCAGCCCCAGCAGCAgatcctcctgcagcagcagatgcagccAGGTGGCGTGCAGGCACCGGTTATACAACAGGTACGCCCCATCAGACAG GTTCTGGCTCCTCTGCAGGGAGGCCTGCCTCAGCAAACAGGAGTCATCATCCAGCCGCAGCAGATTGTTTTAGCTTCAGGAAACAAAGTCCAAGGCAACACACAG GTGATGCAGGCGGCGGCGATGGCGCAGCAGCCCGGTCAGGCTGCAACAGCTCAGGtccagcaggtgcagcaggccCAGGGTGCAGCTGCGCCACAGGCCCCACCTCAGGCCCAGCAGCCGGCCCAGGCTCAGCCGCAGCCCCCGGCACAGCAGCCTCCCATGATGCTGCAGGTGGACGGCGCCGGAGACACCTCCTCagaggaggacgaggatgaggaggaggagtatgacgatgatgatgaggaggagaaggacaaAGATGGGGGAGAGGATGGGCAGGTTGAGGAG GAGCCGCTGAACAGCGGCGATGACGTCAGTGACGAGGAGGACCAGGAGCTGTTTGATACAGAGAATGTAGTGGTGTGCCAGTATGACAAG